The genome window TCCTACCTATCTCTCTGACAAGGCGACGGATTTCTTTTGGCCTTAGAATCTGGCCGTACTGTGCGCCAGCTGACGTTGAGATGCTTTCATTGATCAACGTGCCGCCAAAGTCGTTTGCGCCCCACATTAGCAAAAGCTGCGACATTTTCTGGCCTTCCTTTACCCACGACATCTGAATGTTATCGATATGGTTGTTGAGCATTATTCTTGCAATGGCATGTGTCAGCATTACGTCATTTGCACTAGCTCCGCTTTTGATCCCATCATGTAATCCGCGTGTGTACATTGGCGCCTCTGTGTGGATAAAGTTCAGGGGGACAAACTCTGTAAACCCTCCTGTTTCCTTTTGAATATCTCTTATCTTTGCAATGTGCCTTACCCTGTCTTCTGTGGATTCCACATGACCAAACATTATGGTGGATGTGGAATTGATTCCCATCTTGTGCGCAGTCTTGATTATCTCAGTCCAGTCAGAAACGCTGATTCTTCCAGGCGATATCTTGTCGCGGATTCTCTGATCTAGTATTTCTGCGGCAGTGCCCGGGATGGTGTTGATTCCTGCGTCCTTTAGCCTTGAGAGGTATTCTTTTATCGAAACATTTGATCTGGTTGCGCCATACAGGACCTCCTCTGGGGAAAATCCATGTATGTGAATATCTGGAATGTCTGCTTTTATGGCAGCGCATATTTTCTCGTAGAACCCGCCGTCCATGTCTGGGGGAAGGCCTGCCTGAATGCAGACTTCGGTTGCTCCAAGACTGTGTGCCTCTTTTGCGCGTCTTACTATCTCCTCTATTGGCAAAAAGTATCCTTCCTCCTCTCTAAAGTCCCTGCTGAATGCGCAAAAGCCGCACTGTTTTATGCACACGTTTGTAAAATTGATGTTTCGATTTACTACAAATGTGACAATGTCTCCGACTCGCCTCTTTCTTAGCTCATCTGCAACCATGCCGACTAGGTGAAAGTCAATGCCCCTTGCATCATAAAGATACGTTGCCTCTTTTACAGAAATTTCTTTTTCAGATAGTGCGTTATTTAACGAATCTGCAACTAGTGGGTCTGCATTTTTTAACAGTGAATCAACGTTTGAAGTCATTTCCAGTATGCCTCTCTCACCCATCCGTCCTCGTCCATGATTTCTGACATTTTGTCGTGAAGATCAGAATTTACCATGTGCATGAATTCTGGATACACTGGAAATCGTGCCTTTAGTTCGTAGCCTGCATTTTCTGTGTTTTCTGCAACGTACTTTATTTTGGGCCAGCTAAATTCGGGGTTTACGTAGTCTGGCGTAAGCGGCGATATTCCGCCCCAGTCGTTTATCCCGACTTGAAGAAAGCTTTGATATGAATTCGGTGAGAGGTTTGGCGGAATCTGGATGTTCATTTGCGGCATTATCACTCTTGTTAGCGCCACAATTATTTTGAAATAGTTTTCCTCGGCAGACGCAAAGTCTCCCATCTTGGTGTCGTGCTTTGGTTGGAAGTTTTGCAAAATGACTTCTTGTATGTGCCCGTATCTCTGGTGCAGTTTTTTTATCTCAAATATGGAGTCGATTATCTCGTTTGGGGTCTCTCCGATTCCGACAAGCAACCCTGTGGTCATTGGCATCTTGAGGTCGCCTGCATTTTCCAAGACCTGAATTCGTGCCCTGGGATTCTTGCTTGGAGCAAGATGGTGCGGCATGTTTTCTTTAGTGAGACGGTCGCTCGAGTTCTCAAGCATCAGGCCCATACTCACGTTGGTTCTTTTGAGATCATTTATCTCTGATTTTGTAAGGTTGCCTGCATTTGTATGTGGGAAAAGTCCTTCTGACAGTGCAATTTCTGATGCATGGGCAAGATATTCGGCAGTGCTTGAGAATCCGTTCTCTTTGAGCCATTCTCTTGCCTCTTGGTATTTCTGTTCTGGCCTTTCACCTGTGACAAAAAGTGCTTCGGTACACCTGTATTTTTTTGCAAGCTTTGCCAAATCTCTGACGTTTTCTTTGCTCATCATGGATGTTTTCTGCTGGTTTGGTTCTGATTTGTATGTGCAATAATCGCAGGTGTCCCTGCAAAGGTTTACGAGATTAAAGAACGATTTTTTTGAAAATGTGGCTGTTCTTTGTTTGTGCGTATTGCGTAGCCTTGTCGCAGTGCTAAATAATTCTGCAGGTTCGTTTTTTGCAATTTCAAAAATCTCGCTTGCGTCTGCTTTTGTGATTTCCTTTCCGTCTATTACATGATTTAGTAATTCACAATCAAACACAAGGTTATTCAACGTAAAAGATAATCTTGAATTCTAGTATTTATTTTTGTGTCGAATTGGTTGTTGAATTGTTTGCCAGCACGCTTGCGTTTGGTCTTTCCTCAAGGGTCAGTACTAAGCTGGTGACTCTTCCGTCGCGAAGAATCTGGAGTGCCATTTCGTCTCCGACTGTCTTGTCGCGCTGGAGGTGAATCAAAATATCGTCGATCTTTCTAACTGTGATCCCGTCGACTGCCAGCACTATGTCTCCTCCTATCTGATATGTGATTCCGTCTATTGTGGTTGAATTGGTGGTTCCTCGTAGCCCTGCCTTTTCTGCAGGACTGTCCTTTAGTACATTGATAATCAAAAAGCCACGGGTATCTTTGATTTTGAGTATCTCTGCAAGGTCAGGATCGATGTCCCTTCCAGAGATTCCGACCCAAGGATGGTGGTATGTGTTTTTCTCGATAAGCGTTGGGATGATCTTTTGCACTGTTCTTGAAGGGATGGCAAACCCTACTCCTGCAAAGTCTCCTGTCTCTGACTGGATTGCCGTGTTTATGCCAACTACTTCGCCTCTCATGTTCAAAAGGGGCCCGCCTGAGTTTCCGGGATTTATTGCAGCGTCTGTCTGAACTATGTCTGGAATCTGAAACCCTCTGTCCTGTGATGGAAGCAGTCTGCCAATCTGACTTACAATTCCCGAAGTCATGGAGCCTGATAATCCAAATGGGTTTCCAATTGCCGCAATCTGTTCTCCAACCTTTAGTTTGGACGAGTTTCCAAGTGTGAGTGGATACAGTGCGTCCTCACTTGCATTTACTTTGATCACTGCAAGATCTGTGTAAAGATCTTTTCCAACTAGATTTGCATTAAATGATCTTCCGTCCAAAAATGTAACTGTTATTTTTTCAGCGTTTTCAATGACGTGGTCGTTTGTTATTATGTGGCCTTCCTTGTCATACACAAAACCTGAGCCCAACCCGTTTCCTCTCTTGTCATTTGGCCTTTTGACGTTTATCTTAACTACTCCTGATTCTGTCTTTTCAAAAATTTCAGTTAGTGTCAAATCCTGTGATGTTTGATCACCTATGACTATCTTTGTTGTCTTGCTGATATCCTCAATTGTTGGCGTTTTCTGTGGAGGATTTAGAATTATGCTGTATGCAACAAGTATTATTACTACGCCTAGCAGGCCGGAAATAATCGCATTTGATCTGTTCACTGATAGGACAGCTATCTGGGTTGCTCTATAATCTTTACTTAGACGCTGATTGAATTTTGCATGTGATCTTTCATAGAGTACACTCTGCCTCTCCACGATACTGACCTGCTTCTCTTAGCTTGTAAAATTCCACTTAGAAATCCACTTACGATTATCAAGCTGCCAAGTGGGCCGCATAATGCGTGCCAGAATCTGATGTGCAGCTCTCGTGCGTCAAGCATGCCTGCTGCATAAATCAGGCCTGATGAAACAATCGACACTATGAAAAGGGCAGGAAACGACTCTGAATGCCCTAAAAATATTGATGAGTATGCAAGCAGTGGAAATGGCATGAAAAGCAGGAACAACACTGCAAAAAATATCCCGACTGCGATTCTGGCGTTTTGTAAGTAAAGTGGTATCATGAGTCGCTTTAACGCGTTCCAGAGTGTGGACCTGTCTCTGGCCCAAACTGCGTTGATCAGGTGATCTCCTCTTACCATTTTCATTCTGAATCCTGATTCCTTTACCTTCTTCCCAAGTGCGCCGTCTTCGATTATCTCCTGTCTCACTCCTTGATGCATCCCTACTTTCTCGTATGTGTTTTTTTTAATTATGAAGAAACTCCCGAAAAAATACCCTGTCTTTTTTGAAGGATCGTTTACTCTGAGTGCGGAAAACCGTGTGTGCAAAAACGTTGATAGCATTGGCAGCGTGATCCTAGTCCAGTTGTCAAGGCAGACCATTTTTGGAATGGCTGTTAACGCGTCAAGATCATGCGACAAAAGATGGGCAACTGCAAGCGAAATTACGTTCCTTGAATGCGTTGTGTCAGAATCTGTAAATAACAAAATCTCACCAGTTGCCACCGCATATCCTTCCATGCATGCCCAGTTCTTTCCCATCCATCCATCAGGCTTTGGCTTTGCACTGACATGAATCACCCTGGAATCTTTTGTTGCATAGTTTCTGATTATGTTGCCAGTTGAATCTGTAGATGAATCATCAATCGCAATTATCTCATAGTTTTCATAGTCTTGGTCTAGTAGTGAATCCAGACATTTTTCAATAAACCCTTCTTCATTTCTTGCCGGTAGGATGACTGATACTTTGGGGGTTTTGTGATCTTTTTGAGGAAATTTGTCCAAGTATGGCGTGTTTCTAAATGATGACAACATTGATTTTATCAGAAACACCCATGCGCCAGATACGCCAATCAATGTTGCAATAAACGCGTAATTTACAATGTCCAGAAAATCCATCTTACTTCTCGATTTCTTGCTTTATTGATTCAAGCGCCTGCTCTGTGCCGCTTTTTACATGCTTTTTGATCATGCCTGTGAACATTCCCATCATACCTGAAAGCTTGATGTCCCATGTGGCATCAAGCTTGGTGCCGCCTTCGTGGGGCGTAAGTCGTATTGTTTTTGTCCCAATTAGGATTCCTTCTGTAAATTCTGCAACAATCTTTTCTTTTGGATAAAATGTCACAGTTTGCATGCACTTTGAATCCTTGAATGCGATTGTGACCTCTCTTGTTACCTTGCTGTCTTCCTTTGAAATGTTGCGTACTTGTTTTGTCCCCTTCCAATATTTTGGCTCACTGTCTATGTCTGAAACAAAATCCCAGACTTTGTCAACTGGGGCATTTATCGTAGTGGATGCCTCGATTGTTGCCATACTGCCAAATCATTTGAGCCAAAATATTAGTCTTAATGACTCGACTGACTGTTGATTTGAGAGCGTCTCGTCTAAGGCGCTTCGTCTGGGCTAAAGTCAAAAACAGTTTTCTCAGTTTTCCCATCTGCAGACGACACTACTGTGTATTTTCCAGCTTTTTCCCATCCGTTTCCGCCTGCAATGACCAAAGTTGAAAACTTGCCGTCTGCCTTTACTTTGACTATCTCAGTCCATACTTTTTGCCCGTCTGGATCATTTATCGTAAGTTCTGTGATTGTGGACTCTGCATTTCCTGAAATTGATACGATGTCTCCTTTTGCGTACGATATCTGATCTGTCTCTATTGCTTTTGTGGCACTTGGCCCAATTATTGCGATGTTGTCTTGATTCATCGCCACTACACTGATTATCAAAACGGCAAAAACAACTGAGGCGACGCTGATTACGATGTTTTTTGTCTTTTTCCCACCCGCTATCCTCTCAATCGGTTTTTCTACTACTGCTTTTTGATATTTTGCCTCAGGCACATTAATTGGCGGGGGTGGCGGGGGGACAATGCGTTTTTCAGGGATTTTTACAATTCTCTCTGGTTTTTCAGCTTGTGTGGCTGGTTGTAAATATCTGGCAATTAGCCCCTCTACATATCTCCTGTCATCTATTGTGACAAGTTTTTTTGCCTCAAAGTCCGCCTTAATCCTTGATAGGCGTCCATAATCTCCATGGCCTGATTTTAACAAGGCATCGATATCGTCTGTAAAAAACTGCCCCATACGGCTTTTTCATATTGTTTTTACATAAATTAATTGTGTTGTTTTGCTATCGTAATATACAAATAATATTTCACAACAGGGTAAATGATGGCACAAGATTCTGGCTATTTCCTCTTTAGCGTGACTGCAGTTCACAGCCCTGAATCCTGTCCTCTAAACAACAACGATAGTAAGCAGATCTTTTTACATCTGGATTCGAAAATAAAAAAAAATCTGAAAACATTTGACATAAAAAGATTAGTTGAGTTTTACGTCTCAGTCTTGGAGCACCAGTGGACACTAATCTTTGAGGCAAAGAATGCTCATGACATAGAAAAACTGTGCATCGAAATAGGCATGTCAAAATATAACACGATCAAAATTGTGCCGCTCAACAGATTTGACATTGTGATCAAGAAACTCAGAACCGAGCAAAAGCAAGCACTTGAAAGTTAATTCTGGTTCTATGAAAAGGGATTTGACATGACAATTACATATGATGATTTTGCAAAGCTGGAGATACAAGTTGCCAAAATTATCTCAACTGAGAGAATTCCTGGCAAGACAAAGATAATCAAGGGAACCATTGACCTTGGAGGTGAAACGCGCAGTTTGATAATCGGCGGCGCGCAGTTTTTTACACCAGAGGAACTAGTTGGCAAAACGGTTATTGCGATAACGAATCTTGAACCGAAGACTGTGGGGGGTGTTGAGTCAAACGCAATGCTTCTTGCAGCAGACAGCAATGAAAAACCGTTCTGGCTTACCGTTGACGAATCTGTCCCGCTTGGCACAAAAATAAAGTAGCTATCCTATTCCGGGGGCTTCCTTTTTTATCTCAATTGGCTGCTCGGTAATTTTTTGCTCTAACTCGTCCGTGTTTATCTCAAGTCTCAAAAGTTTTCCAATCGTGTTTATGATGTTTTTTGCCGCCCTGTGTTGTGGCAGTTCGGCATCATATATCTCGCCAAAAAGACCAATTCCGTTGATGCTCTTGTTTTTTGCAATTCCAAGAACAAGTCCATTAAACCACGTGATGCTCTTTACATCGTCTCCGAGTAATTTGACATTGTGCGTCTTTAACAATTCTAATGATTCCTGATTGTTGGCAACTCCAAACACATCGTTCCCGTATCCTTTTTGAAGTGGTATGTATCCGCCAGATGAAATTACGGTTTTGATATTTCCCCATTTTTGTACCATTTCGATTACAAAGTTTACCAATTCAAATACCGTGGCTGGTTCTTGTGGCTGGTTTTCTCCTGTGAAAATAACAAGCGAGTTCTTCTCATCTACTAACAGTTTGTATTCGTCATGCGGCAGTTCGACCAAACCGTCTTTGTGATTTACCCACGGCTTGTCTGCCAAAATTATCTTTGCGGCAACCCGCGCACCTATCTTTTCTGCAATGTGGTGTGTTACCAAACCTCCCACCTTGCCCATGTCTGGCAGCGACGAAATCAGAGTGATGTTTTTTAGCTTAAAATTTTCGATAGTTTCGACTTGCATTAGATAAATACAATGTGATAGTATATGCACTTTACTTCTAAATTGTGACCACGTCTAATCGTAAATCATTAGATCTTTTTCTTCTAGTAGCGAGTGTAGGTTGTTTACAGACCTGTACACGTCAGGCTCTTTTTTTGCTCCCGTGCAGACTAGCTTTCCTGATGAGAAAAGCAAGATCACTGTCTTTGGGTCAAGCATTCTGTGAATTAATCCTGGAAATTGCTCTGGCTCGTACATGCTTCTTGGGAGGGTTCTTGCTGCCTGTTCTAGGTGGATCTTGCCTCCTAGGTTAATCGATGCAACTATGTTTTGGATGTCGACTACTGCGTCCTTTTTTACTTTGATTCCTCCCTTTCTTAGCTTTTGGACGACTGATTTTACTGCACTTCTTGCCATTTCTTCTGATTTGGCACCTGTGCATACCATCTTGCCTGATGTGAAAATCAAAGTA of Candidatus Nitrosotenuis sp. DW1 contains these proteins:
- a CDS encoding TATA-box-binding protein produces the protein MPQTKPIVSIENVVASASVDQKMDLNEITRNFPDVEYHPDQFPGLVFRLKSPKTATLIFTSGKMVCTGAKSEEMARSAVKSVVQKLRKGGIKVKKDAVVDIQNIVASINLGGKIHLEQAARTLPRSMYEPEQFPGLIHRMLDPKTVILLFSSGKLVCTGAKKEPDVYRSVNNLHSLLEEKDLMIYD
- the cofG gene encoding 7,8-didemethyl-8-hydroxy-5-deazariboflavin synthase subunit CofG, with the protein product MNNLVFDCELLNHVIDGKEITKADASEIFEIAKNEPAELFSTATRLRNTHKQRTATFSKKSFFNLVNLCRDTCDYCTYKSEPNQQKTSMMSKENVRDLAKLAKKYRCTEALFVTGERPEQKYQEAREWLKENGFSSTAEYLAHASEIALSEGLFPHTNAGNLTKSEINDLKRTNVSMGLMLENSSDRLTKENMPHHLAPSKNPRARIQVLENAGDLKMPMTTGLLVGIGETPNEIIDSIFEIKKLHQRYGHIQEVILQNFQPKHDTKMGDFASAEENYFKIIVALTRVIMPQMNIQIPPNLSPNSYQSFLQVGINDWGGISPLTPDYVNPEFSWPKIKYVAENTENAGYELKARFPVYPEFMHMVNSDLHDKMSEIMDEDGWVREAYWK
- a CDS encoding S1C family serine protease, with amino-acid sequence MNRSNAIISGLLGVVIILVAYSIILNPPQKTPTIEDISKTTKIVIGDQTSQDLTLTEIFEKTESGVVKINVKRPNDKRGNGLGSGFVYDKEGHIITNDHVIENAEKITVTFLDGRSFNANLVGKDLYTDLAVIKVNASEDALYPLTLGNSSKLKVGEQIAAIGNPFGLSGSMTSGIVSQIGRLLPSQDRGFQIPDIVQTDAAINPGNSGGPLLNMRGEVVGINTAIQSETGDFAGVGFAIPSRTVQKIIPTLIEKNTYHHPWVGISGRDIDPDLAEILKIKDTRGFLIINVLKDSPAEKAGLRGTTNSTTIDGITYQIGGDIVLAVDGITVRKIDDILIHLQRDKTVGDEMALQILRDGRVTSLVLTLEERPNASVLANNSTTNSTQK
- the cofH gene encoding 5-amino-6-(D-ribitylamino)uracil--L-tyrosine 4-hydroxyphenyl transferase CofH, translating into MTSNVDSLLKNADPLVADSLNNALSEKEISVKEATYLYDARGIDFHLVGMVADELRKRRVGDIVTFVVNRNINFTNVCIKQCGFCAFSRDFREEEGYFLPIEEIVRRAKEAHSLGATEVCIQAGLPPDMDGGFYEKICAAIKADIPDIHIHGFSPEEVLYGATRSNVSIKEYLSRLKDAGINTIPGTAAEILDQRIRDKISPGRISVSDWTEIIKTAHKMGINSTSTIMFGHVESTEDRVRHIAKIRDIQKETGGFTEFVPLNFIHTEAPMYTRGLHDGIKSGASANDVMLTHAIARIMLNNHIDNIQMSWVKEGQKMSQLLLMWGANDFGGTLINESISTSAGAQYGQILRPKEIRRLVREIGRIPAQRTTTYDIIKKYDSESSEDELDKVEDTARFGSYFELVKIDKFRYKNPRSS
- a CDS encoding glycosyltransferase; amino-acid sequence: MDFLDIVNYAFIATLIGVSGAWVFLIKSMLSSFRNTPYLDKFPQKDHKTPKVSVILPARNEEGFIEKCLDSLLDQDYENYEIIAIDDSSTDSTGNIIRNYATKDSRVIHVSAKPKPDGWMGKNWACMEGYAVATGEILLFTDSDTTHSRNVISLAVAHLLSHDLDALTAIPKMVCLDNWTRITLPMLSTFLHTRFSALRVNDPSKKTGYFFGSFFIIKKNTYEKVGMHQGVRQEIIEDGALGKKVKESGFRMKMVRGDHLINAVWARDRSTLWNALKRLMIPLYLQNARIAVGIFFAVLFLLFMPFPLLAYSSIFLGHSESFPALFIVSIVSSGLIYAAGMLDARELHIRFWHALCGPLGSLIIVSGFLSGILQAKRSRSVSWRGRVYSMKDHMQNSISV
- a CDS encoding PAC2 family protein, whose amino-acid sequence is MQVETIENFKLKNITLISSLPDMGKVGGLVTHHIAEKIGARVAAKIILADKPWVNHKDGLVELPHDEYKLLVDEKNSLVIFTGENQPQEPATVFELVNFVIEMVQKWGNIKTVISSGGYIPLQKGYGNDVFGVANNQESLELLKTHNVKLLGDDVKSITWFNGLVLGIAKNKSINGIGLFGEIYDAELPQHRAAKNIINTIGKLLRLEINTDELEQKITEQPIEIKKEAPGIG
- a CDS encoding type II toxin-antitoxin system RatA family toxin — encoded protein: MATIEASTTINAPVDKVWDFVSDIDSEPKYWKGTKQVRNISKEDSKVTREVTIAFKDSKCMQTVTFYPKEKIVAEFTEGILIGTKTIRLTPHEGGTKLDATWDIKLSGMMGMFTGMIKKHVKSGTEQALESIKQEIEK
- a CDS encoding tRNA-binding protein; the encoded protein is MTITYDDFAKLEIQVAKIISTERIPGKTKIIKGTIDLGGETRSLIIGGAQFFTPEELVGKTVIAITNLEPKTVGGVESNAMLLAADSNEKPFWLTVDESVPLGTKIK